From a region of the Micropterus dolomieu isolate WLL.071019.BEF.003 ecotype Adirondacks linkage group LG21, ASM2129224v1, whole genome shotgun sequence genome:
- the slc14a2 gene encoding urea transporter 2: MQPVPILGYMPGSHCIKDIQKNISCSTSAALSTTLPARTFPELQPLMAHPQSEHNNSQEDTKEKDPMQPGRKALQRARACFLKGVSYFSGDMKVFGKWMEKQFFLLQLLDWILRGAAQVMFVNNPLSGLIIFAGLILQNYWWALNGFVGTLFATISALILQQNRGAVAAGLYGYNGILVGLLMAVFSKAGDWYWWLLLPNIFMSMMCPIVSSALASINSRWDLPVFTLPFNILVCLHMVATGHYNQYFPQVLIQPLSETPNITWAEVSVTKLFMSVPVGIGQVYGCDNPWTGGIFIISLFISSPITCAHAILGSATGMVSGLALAAPFGNIYAGLWGYNCVLACIAIGGMFYALTWQVHLLAITCAFFCAYLGSAISNIMSRFGLPACTWPFCLSALTFLLLTTGTNKIFKLPLAKVTYPEKNLCFFWKLKKQEKMEKAENEKKDSKELQKAIEEEVILNEKEQLRLEQMRLERMEEARVASEASEDKNDETHVEDHAPGVEQQGTEEYV, encoded by the exons ATGCAACCTGTTCCTATTCTGGGATACATGCCTGGATCACACTGCATAAAG GATATTCAGAAGAATATCAGCTGTTCCACTTCTGCTGCACTGTCCACCACCCTTCCTGCCAGAACCTTCCCT GAGCTCCAGCCCCTGATGGCGCACCCACAGTCTGAGCATAACAACTCTCAGGAGGACACAAAGGAGAAGGACCCCATGCAGCCTGGACGCAAAGCCCTACAGAGGGCCAGAGCCTGCTTCCTCAAGGGAGTCTCTTACTTCTCCGGAGACATGAAAGTGTTTGGAAAATGGATGGAAA AACAGTTTTTCCTGCTGCAGTTGCTGGACTGGATTTTGCGTGGAGCAGCTCAGGTGATGTTTGTCAACAACCCTCTAAGTGGCCTCATTATTTTTGCTGGCCTCATCCTGCAGAACTACTGGTGGGCTCTCAACGGCTTTGTGGGCACCCTCTTTGCCACAATTTCTGCCCTTATTCTACAACAGAACAG AGGTGCAGTAGCTGCAGGGCTATATGGTTACAATGGCATCCTGGTGGGACTGCTGATGGCTGTGTTCTCCAAAGCTGGAGACTGGTACTGGTGGCTCCTGCTACCCAACATCTTCATGTCCATGATGTG CCCGATTGTGTCCAGTGCTTTGGCATCTATAAACAGCCGCTGGGATTTGCCAGTGTTTACTCTGCCCTTTAACATCCTGGTGTGTCTCCACATGGTCGCCACCGGCCACTACAACCAATACTTCCCCCAAGTCCTCATTCAGCCTCTCTCAGAGACGCCCAACATCACCTGGGCTGAAGTCAGTGTAACCAAG CTGTTCATGTCAGTGCCTGTGGGGATAGGCCAGGTCTACGGCTGTGACAACCCTTGGACAGGAGGAATCTTCATTATCTCACTCTTCATCTCCTCCCCTATCACCTGTGCTCATGCCATCCTGGGATCAGCCACAGGCATGGTTTCTG GCCTGGCTCTGGCAGCTCCTTTTGGAAACATTTACGCTGGCCTCTGGGGATACAACTGTGTGTTGGCCTGCATTGCCATCGGCGGAATGTTTTACGCTCTCACCTGGCAGGTGCACCTGCTTGCCATCACATGCG CTTTTTTCTGTGCATACCTCGGCTCAGCCATCAGCAATATCATGTCCAGG TTTGGTCTTCCAGCCTGCACCTggcccttctgtctctctgccctgACTTTCCTCCTCTTAACAACGGGGACCAATAAGATTTTCAAACTGCCACTGGCCAAAGTCACCTACCCTGAGAAAAACCTGTGCTTCTTCTGGAAGCTGAAGAAGCAGGAAAAAATGGAGAAGGCTGAGAACGAGAAGAAAGACAGCAAAGAGCTGCAGAAAGccatagaagaagaagtaatactAAACGAGAAAGAGCAACTGAGACTAGAGCAAATGAGGCTTGAAAGAATGGAAGAAGCGAGGGTAGCAAGTGAGGCATCAGAGGATAAAAATGACGAGACACACGTCGAAGACCATGCACCTGGGGTAGAACAACAGGGTACTGAAGAGTATGTTTAA